A window of Candidatus Eremiobacteraceae bacterium genomic DNA:
GTCCCGCCACGTCGTAAAGCGCCGTCGCCTATCCATCATAAGATCGCTCCGGCCGCCTCGGCGGATCCGACCGCGCCGTCGCCATCGATAAAGCAAGTGCCGGCGGCTGGCCCGATACAGCAGCGGCCCGCACCTCGGCCCATCGTCGGGCGCCCCGGTATGGGCGTGCCGCCGGGCAACCGTGGCGTACCGCTTCGTCCGGGCATGATGCGTCCTGGCGCACCGCGCCCGATGCCGCCGGGCGGACGGCCGGCTCCCGGTCCCATGTCAGGCCCGAGCGGCCCGGCTCCGGGTGCGCGCAGAAAGTCGAAAGAAGAGCTCGAGCGCGCACGCAAAGAGCGCGAGCGCGAGAACCTGCTCAAGAAACAGCAGCCGCATCGCGCCGCGGCAGCGCCCACCGCCGAGCCGACGGTCCTCAAAGATCTCGAGATACCCGATCTTATAACCGTGCAGCAACTCGCCTCGGCGATGAGCGTGCCGGCGGGCCAGGTCATCGGTCAGCTCATCAAGATGGGCACGATGGCGACGGTCAACCAGCACGTCGCACCCGACGTCGCGCAGCAAGTCGCACGCCGCTTCGGCTTCAACGCGGCGGTCAAAGAGGCCGACGAAGAGACGGTCGAGATCCTCACCGACGCCGATCCGCCGGGTTCGCTCACGCCGCGGCCGCCGGTCGTCACGGTGCTCGGCCACGTTGACCACGGCAAGACGTCGCTCCTCGACGCGATCCGCGAGACGAAGGTCGCCGCAGGCGAAGCGGGCGGTATCACGCAGCGCATCGGCGCGTATACGGTCGATGTCGGCGAGCGCAAGGTGACGTTCATCGATACGCCGGGCCACGAAGCATTCACCGAGATGCGTGCGCGCGGTGCGAAGGTGACCGACGTCGCGATCCTCGTCGTGGCCGCCGACGACGGCGTCATGCCGCAGACGATCGAGGCGATGAATCACGCGAAGGCCGCGAACGTGCCTATCGTCGTCGCGGTCAACAAAGTCGACAAACCGAACGCGAACGTCGATCGCGTCAAACAGCAGCTCTCCGACTACGGACTGACGCCCGAAGACTGGGGCGGCACGACGCAGTTTATCCCCGTCTCCGCGAAGCAGAAGACCGGCATCGACGCGCTGCTCGAGATGGTGCTGCTCAACGCCGATCTGCTCGAACTCAAGGCGAACAAGAACCGCCGCGCACAGGGCGTCATCATCGAAGCGCGACTCGACCGCTCGCGCGGTCCCGTCGCGACCGTGCTCGTCAAGAACGGCACGCTACGCTCGGGCGACACGGTCGTCGTCGGTGCGACGTGGGGGCGCGTCCGCGCGCTCTTCGACGACAAGCTCGATTCGATCAAGCGTGCCGGTCCGGCGATACCGGCCGAGATCATGGGTTTATCCGACGTGCCTGCGGCCGGCGATA
This region includes:
- the infB gene encoding translation initiation factor IF-2: MATVRVHELAKELNLSSKDTIALLGKVGIRASTHMSVIDEHRARIVKGVLGGDLAEAAKTHKTVPKKAAVAGNGAPAKAETAVVETPERPAPAKPVVETPAAQVEPASPVLRVVPPRRKAPSPIHHKIAPAASADPTAPSPSIKQVPAAGPIQQRPAPRPIVGRPGMGVPPGNRGVPLRPGMMRPGAPRPMPPGGRPAPGPMSGPSGPAPGARRKSKEELERARKERERENLLKKQQPHRAAAAPTAEPTVLKDLEIPDLITVQQLASAMSVPAGQVIGQLIKMGTMATVNQHVAPDVAQQVARRFGFNAAVKEADEETVEILTDADPPGSLTPRPPVVTVLGHVDHGKTSLLDAIRETKVAAGEAGGITQRIGAYTVDVGERKVTFIDTPGHEAFTEMRARGAKVTDVAILVVAADDGVMPQTIEAMNHAKAANVPIVVAVNKVDKPNANVDRVKQQLSDYGLTPEDWGGTTQFIPVSAKQKTGIDALLEMVLLNADLLELKANKNRRAQGVIIEARLDRSRGPVATVLVKNGTLRSGDTVVVGATWGRVRALFDDKLDSIKRAGPAIPAEIMGLSDVPAAGDTLEVVTDERDARELAAKRSQRKREQRMATARRPVTLDGFLAAAKEGVVKDLNLIIRADAQGSLEALRSQLDGLANEEVRTRVIHAGVGGINESDVVLASASSAIIIGFNIRPDAAIARKAQQEGVDVRLYDVIYNVIDEVKAAMSGMLKPQTREVILGEAEVRRIFKVSKVGTIAGSYVRNGRVTRDAGVRVMRDSVQIYEGKLSSLKRFKDDAREVAEGFECGIGIENFNDVKEGDVFEFFTTEDVPPAA